One window of Streptomyces sp. FIT100 genomic DNA carries:
- the ychF gene encoding redox-regulated ATPase YchF has protein sequence MSLTIGIVGLPNVGKSTLFNALTKNDVLAANYPFATIEPNVGVVGVPDARLTKLAEIFGSQRILPATVDFVDIAGIVRGASEGEGLGNKFLANIRESDAICQVIRAFKDENVVHVDGKVSPKDDIETINTELILADLQTIEKVLPRLQKESRIKKDVAPKVAAVEAAQAILEEGSTLFSQGILQGSEKAALLHDLHLLTTKPFLYVFNVDEDELVDEDFKNEQRALVAPAEAIFLNAKLEADLAELDEEDAMELLQSVGADEPGLATLARVGFDTLGLQTYLTAGPKESRAWTIKKGATAPEAAGVIHTDFQKGFIKAEVISFADLVETGSVADARSAGKARMEGKDYVMQDGDVVEFRFNV, from the coding sequence GTGTCGCTCACGATCGGAATCGTCGGACTGCCGAATGTCGGCAAGTCGACCCTGTTCAACGCCCTGACCAAGAACGACGTGCTGGCGGCCAACTACCCGTTCGCCACCATCGAGCCCAACGTGGGCGTGGTCGGCGTTCCTGACGCCCGGCTCACCAAGCTGGCCGAGATCTTCGGCTCCCAGCGCATCCTCCCCGCGACCGTCGACTTCGTCGACATCGCCGGCATCGTCCGCGGCGCGAGCGAGGGCGAGGGCCTCGGCAACAAGTTCCTGGCGAACATCCGCGAGTCCGACGCGATCTGCCAGGTCATCCGGGCCTTCAAGGACGAGAACGTCGTCCATGTCGACGGCAAGGTCTCGCCCAAGGACGACATCGAGACGATCAACACCGAGCTGATCCTCGCCGACCTCCAGACCATCGAGAAGGTCCTCCCGCGCCTCCAGAAGGAGTCCCGGATCAAGAAGGACGTGGCTCCGAAGGTCGCGGCGGTCGAGGCCGCCCAGGCCATCCTGGAGGAGGGCAGCACCCTCTTCTCGCAGGGCATCCTCCAGGGCTCCGAGAAGGCCGCCCTCCTGCACGACCTGCACCTGCTCACCACGAAGCCCTTCCTCTACGTCTTCAACGTCGACGAGGACGAGCTGGTCGACGAGGACTTCAAGAACGAGCAGCGCGCCCTCGTCGCCCCCGCCGAGGCGATCTTCCTCAACGCCAAGCTCGAGGCCGACCTCGCCGAACTCGACGAGGAGGACGCCATGGAACTCCTCCAGTCCGTCGGCGCCGACGAGCCGGGCCTGGCGACGCTCGCCCGCGTCGGCTTCGACACCCTCGGCCTCCAGACCTACCTCACGGCAGGCCCCAAGGAGTCCCGCGCCTGGACCATCAAGAAGGGCGCCACGGCCCCCGAGGCCGCCGGTGTGATCCACACCGACTTCCAGAAGGGCTTCATCAAGGCCGAGGTCATCTCCTTCGCCGACCTCGTCGAAACGGGCTCGGTCGCCGACGCCCGCTCGGCGGGCAAGGCGCGCATGGAGGGCAAGGACTACGTGATGCAGGACGGCGACGTGGTGGAGTTCCGCTTCAACGTCTGA
- a CDS encoding DNA-binding protein — translation MARRKLSHEGTLVLDSEGLSKLLADDEQVLALVAEARSRGMEVVISALTIIEVVHARTNKSRLKWVLSGLRVVAVGDEEARAASDLLMETGLHGHKYAIDAAVAEAALRQHRPVVMLTSDIDDMVKLCGDRVRLVAV, via the coding sequence GTGGCCCGCCGCAAGCTGAGTCACGAGGGGACGCTGGTCCTGGACAGCGAAGGGCTCTCGAAGCTACTCGCCGATGACGAGCAGGTGCTGGCGTTGGTTGCTGAGGCGCGCTCGCGCGGCATGGAGGTCGTGATCAGCGCACTCACCATCATCGAGGTCGTCCATGCCCGCACGAACAAGTCTCGCCTGAAGTGGGTGCTCTCCGGGCTGCGAGTGGTTGCGGTGGGCGACGAGGAGGCGAGGGCGGCCTCGGATCTGCTGATGGAAACCGGTTTGCACGGGCACAAGTACGCGATCGATGCCGCGGTCGCCGAGGCCGCGCTGCGACAGCATCGCCCTGTGGTCATGCTGACCTCTGATATCGACGACATGGTCAAGCTGTGCGGCGATCGCGTCCGGCTCGTGGCGGTGTGA
- a CDS encoding ArsR family transcriptional regulator, producing MKVSPSLLPILRSRMQGELLALLLLHPEREYSITELAAEVGVTPTAVLREVDRLAGGGILVDRRVGRSRLVKARTDTPLYPPLSELMAVSFGPVPVLIDVLAGLEGVERAYIYGSWAARYNGEPGPPPADVDVLVVGAPDADALFDLAEEASRRLRREVNVHRVSVGAWEAAPTDDPFLTSVRERPLVRLNLEPEAL from the coding sequence ATGAAAGTCTCGCCGAGTCTGCTCCCCATCCTTCGGTCCCGTATGCAGGGCGAGCTCCTCGCGCTGCTCCTGCTGCACCCGGAGCGCGAGTACAGCATCACCGAACTTGCCGCCGAAGTCGGTGTGACGCCCACGGCTGTCCTGCGGGAGGTCGACCGGTTGGCCGGCGGTGGGATTCTCGTGGATCGGCGGGTGGGGCGCAGTCGCCTCGTCAAGGCCCGTACGGATACTCCGCTGTACCCTCCGCTGAGTGAGCTCATGGCCGTCTCCTTCGGCCCCGTACCCGTGCTCATCGATGTGCTGGCGGGGCTCGAAGGTGTGGAGCGGGCCTATATCTACGGTTCCTGGGCCGCCCGGTACAACGGGGAGCCGGGGCCGCCGCCCGCCGATGTGGATGTACTCGTCGTGGGGGCCCCCGATGCCGACGCGCTCTTCGACCTTGCCGAGGAGGCGTCCCGACGTCTGCGTCGTGAGGTCAACGTCCATCGGGTCTCCGTCGGAGCGTGGGAGGCGGCCCCTACGGATGATCCGTTCCTCACCAGCGTTCGGGAACGTCCGCTGGTCCGACTGAACCTTGAACCGGAGGCGCTGTGA
- a CDS encoding threonine synthase: protein MTEYHCPMCGVRSPVESLTWHCPECHGPWDLNFAASAVAGNSLSGRVNSLWRYEEALPLPAAGACGSVSLGEGRTPLVPLTDTVTAKLDFLMPTLSFKDRGSVLLAELARQLKPRRVIADSSGNAGTSIAAYCARAGLDCTVYVPAGTSPKKVEQIGAHGAHLEIVPGDREATARAARAAADEDGVFYASHVFNPYFLHGTKTYVYEIWEDLGGRLPETLVVPVGNGTLLLGAALAIDELYGHGLIGTRPALIAVQAAAVAPLAFAFRAGADDVLADGAGRPDFTARTLAEGIAIPHPPRARQILTAVRATGGTFLTVTENQFRAAQRDLAARGLYVESTGVACWAAVEAHGLDGRSTVLPLCGAGLKSGLASASAPASAPDQSGRTRSPQ, encoded by the coding sequence ATGACCGAATACCACTGTCCAATGTGCGGCGTACGTTCCCCTGTCGAGTCGCTCACCTGGCACTGCCCCGAGTGCCACGGCCCTTGGGATCTGAACTTCGCCGCGTCCGCGGTGGCGGGCAACTCCCTTTCCGGACGCGTCAATTCGCTGTGGCGCTACGAGGAGGCCCTGCCGCTGCCCGCCGCGGGGGCCTGTGGTTCGGTCTCACTCGGCGAAGGCCGCACGCCGCTCGTCCCGCTCACCGACACGGTCACGGCCAAACTCGACTTCCTGATGCCGACGCTGTCCTTCAAGGACCGTGGCTCGGTGCTGCTCGCCGAGCTGGCACGGCAATTGAAGCCCCGGCGGGTGATCGCCGACAGCAGCGGCAACGCGGGCACGTCGATCGCGGCGTACTGCGCACGCGCCGGTCTCGACTGCACGGTATACGTTCCCGCCGGCACGTCCCCGAAGAAGGTGGAGCAGATCGGTGCACACGGCGCGCACCTGGAGATCGTGCCCGGGGACCGCGAGGCCACGGCGCGGGCCGCGCGCGCGGCCGCCGACGAGGACGGGGTGTTCTACGCCTCACACGTCTTCAACCCGTACTTCCTGCACGGCACGAAGACCTATGTGTACGAGATCTGGGAGGACCTCGGCGGCCGGCTGCCCGAGACGCTTGTCGTCCCCGTCGGCAACGGAACGCTGTTGCTCGGCGCGGCGCTCGCGATCGACGAGCTGTACGGACACGGCCTGATCGGCACTCGCCCCGCCCTGATCGCGGTCCAGGCCGCGGCCGTCGCACCGCTCGCCTTCGCGTTCCGTGCGGGCGCGGACGACGTGCTCGCCGACGGAGCCGGCCGGCCGGACTTCACCGCCCGCACACTCGCCGAGGGCATCGCCATCCCCCACCCGCCCCGTGCCCGCCAGATCCTCACTGCGGTCCGCGCGACCGGCGGCACCTTCCTGACGGTGACGGAGAACCAGTTCCGCGCCGCCCAGCGGGACCTCGCCGCCCGAGGACTCTACGTCGAGTCCACGGGCGTTGCGTGCTGGGCGGCGGTCGAAGCCCACGGCCTCGACGGCCGCAGCACCGTACTGCCCCTGTGCGGGGCGGGCCTGAAGTCTGGCCTGGCCTCGGCCTCGGCACCGGCCTCGGCACCGGATCAGTCCGGGCGAACGAGGTCGCCTCAATAG
- a CDS encoding S8 family peptidase, whose amino-acid sequence MFVMRNSRRRLSAASAIAVAALAFGAASALPATASAAEAAPEGVIENAGAPGAIAGSYIVTLDESAADAGSKAGKALAAEYGAKIKKTYNAALNGYAVELSEAQAKKFAADPAVESVVQNRVFTISGTQPNPPSWGLDRIDQKALPLNQSYTYPDSAGEGVTAYIIDTGVRITHGDFGGRASYGYDAIDNDNTAQDGNGHGTHVAATVAGSSYGVAKKARVVGVRVLNNAGSGTTAQVVAGIDWVTQNAVKPAVANMSLGGGIDTALDTAVRNSIASGVTYAIAAGNDSSNASNTSPARVTEAITVGSTTNTDARSSFSNYGSVLDIFAPGSSITSAWNTSDSATNTISGTSMATPHVAGAAALYLADNRTATPAQVSTALTSAATTGVVGNPGSGSPNRLLYVGGGSTTPPGPRFENTADYAINDNSTVESPVTVSGVSGNAPAALQVPVSIVHTYIGDLQVQLIAPDGTAYTLKGYGTGGSSDNINTTYTVNASSEAANGTWKLRVSDNANYDVGRIDSWALQF is encoded by the coding sequence ATGTTCGTGATGCGTAACTCGCGGCGAAGACTGTCCGCGGCCAGCGCCATAGCCGTCGCCGCACTCGCCTTCGGCGCCGCGTCCGCCCTTCCCGCCACGGCCAGTGCCGCCGAGGCCGCTCCGGAAGGCGTCATCGAGAACGCGGGCGCACCCGGCGCCATCGCCGGCAGCTACATCGTCACCCTCGACGAGTCCGCCGCCGACGCCGGCTCCAAGGCGGGCAAGGCGCTCGCCGCAGAATACGGAGCGAAGATCAAGAAGACGTACAACGCCGCCCTCAACGGCTACGCCGTGGAGCTCTCCGAGGCGCAGGCCAAGAAGTTCGCCGCGGACCCGGCCGTCGAGTCCGTCGTGCAGAACCGTGTCTTCACGATCTCCGGCACCCAGCCGAACCCGCCGTCCTGGGGCCTGGACCGCATCGACCAGAAGGCGCTCCCGCTCAACCAGAGCTACACCTACCCCGATTCCGCGGGTGAGGGCGTCACTGCGTACATCATCGACACCGGTGTGCGGATCACCCACGGTGACTTCGGCGGCCGGGCCTCGTACGGCTACGACGCCATCGACAACGACAACACGGCGCAGGACGGCAACGGCCACGGCACGCACGTCGCCGCCACCGTCGCGGGATCCTCCTACGGTGTCGCCAAGAAGGCCAGGGTCGTCGGCGTCCGCGTGCTCAACAACGCCGGCTCCGGAACCACCGCGCAGGTCGTCGCGGGCATCGACTGGGTGACGCAGAACGCCGTCAAGCCGGCCGTCGCCAACATGAGCCTCGGCGGAGGTATCGACACCGCCCTCGACACCGCCGTGCGCAACTCCATAGCCTCCGGCGTCACCTACGCCATCGCCGCCGGCAACGACAGCTCCAACGCGTCCAACACCTCGCCCGCCCGCGTCACCGAGGCGATCACCGTCGGCTCGACCACGAACACGGACGCGCGCTCCAGCTTCTCCAACTACGGCAGCGTCCTGGACATCTTCGCCCCCGGCTCCTCCATCACCTCCGCCTGGAACACCAGCGACAGCGCCACGAACACCATCTCCGGTACGTCGATGGCGACCCCGCACGTCGCCGGCGCGGCCGCGCTCTACCTCGCCGACAACCGCACCGCCACCCCCGCGCAGGTCTCCACCGCCCTGACCTCGGCCGCCACCACCGGCGTCGTGGGCAACCCGGGCTCCGGCTCCCCGAACCGCCTGCTCTACGTCGGCGGCGGCTCGACCACTCCGCCCGGCCCGCGGTTCGAGAACACCGCGGACTACGCGATCAACGACAACTCCACCGTCGAGTCCCCCGTCACCGTCAGCGGCGTCTCAGGCAACGCCCCGGCGGCCCTTCAGGTGCCGGTCAGCATCGTGCACACCTATATCGGTGACCTCCAGGTCCAGCTCATCGCCCCCGACGGCACCGCCTACACCCTGAAGGGCTACGGCACCGGCGGCAGCTCCGACAACATCAACACCACGTACACGGTCAACGCCTCGTCCGAGGCCGCGAACGGCACGTGGAAGCTGCGGGTCAGTGACAACGCGAACTACGACGTCGGGAGGATCGACTCCTGGGCGCTTCAGTTCTGA
- a CDS encoding DUF4190 domain-containing protein, with protein sequence MPVDNSRQGWTPPDASGQERPQPSPGHPQPYPGQQSGPYPPYPPYHPYGMPQPPYGMPPRPATNGFAIGALVAGIVCCLPPLGLVLGLIALVQIRKKGEEGRGLAIAGAVLSVISTMLVTVALATGGVGAAWDGFREAAERNAQEGSAFDLRTGQCFNSPDGLPEEEETAFVDVVSCTAPHDAEVSGTYTLHEFDSWPGESAIDSLATEKCDEVNNAYTLDWWAVPDNAETGYYMPTRDSWRFGDRTVTCTFGAIEGKLTASVRSDSTTLAPEQLAYLETEAAVEEVVFEESADEFGDDPQAARAWARQVSKELAAQARALREEPWPDKTAGAAAVRRAMEFDTAGGHWARAAGARDESTFWEHRYAAEGSLLLTTEIAVRSALGLPSEPPDWLVEEDEAADPEWEEL encoded by the coding sequence GTGCCTGTGGACAACTCACGGCAGGGGTGGACGCCGCCGGACGCGTCCGGTCAGGAGCGGCCGCAGCCTTCCCCCGGGCACCCGCAGCCGTACCCCGGGCAGCAGTCCGGCCCGTACCCGCCGTACCCGCCCTACCACCCGTACGGGATGCCCCAGCCGCCGTACGGGATGCCGCCCCGGCCGGCCACCAACGGCTTCGCGATCGGCGCTCTCGTCGCCGGCATCGTGTGCTGTCTGCCACCGCTCGGTCTCGTGCTCGGGCTGATCGCCCTCGTGCAGATCAGGAAGAAGGGCGAGGAGGGGCGGGGGCTCGCGATCGCGGGCGCGGTGCTCTCCGTCATCAGCACGATGCTCGTGACGGTCGCGCTCGCCACGGGCGGGGTCGGGGCCGCCTGGGACGGCTTCCGCGAGGCCGCGGAGCGCAACGCCCAAGAGGGCTCCGCGTTCGATCTGCGGACCGGCCAGTGCTTCAACTCACCCGACGGACTGCCGGAGGAAGAGGAGACCGCGTTCGTCGACGTCGTATCGTGCACGGCGCCGCATGACGCCGAGGTATCGGGCACGTACACGCTCCACGAGTTCGACAGCTGGCCGGGCGAGTCGGCCATCGACTCCCTCGCGACCGAGAAGTGCGACGAGGTCAACAACGCCTACACGCTGGACTGGTGGGCCGTCCCGGACAACGCGGAGACGGGCTACTACATGCCGACCCGGGACAGTTGGCGGTTCGGCGACCGGACCGTCACCTGCACGTTCGGGGCCATCGAGGGCAAGCTGACGGCGTCCGTGCGCAGCGACAGCACCACTCTGGCCCCCGAGCAGCTCGCCTACCTGGAGACGGAGGCGGCGGTCGAGGAAGTGGTCTTCGAGGAGTCCGCGGACGAGTTCGGCGACGATCCGCAAGCCGCCCGCGCGTGGGCACGGCAGGTGTCGAAGGAACTGGCCGCGCAGGCGCGGGCGCTGCGCGAGGAGCCCTGGCCGGACAAGACCGCGGGTGCGGCCGCCGTGCGCCGTGCGATGGAGTTCGACACGGCCGGTGGCCACTGGGCGCGTGCCGCCGGGGCCAGGGACGAGAGCACCTTCTGGGAGCACCGCTACGCCGCCGAGGGGTCGCTTTTGCTGACGACCGAGATCGCCGTCCGGTCCGCTCTCGGTCTCCCCTCCGAGCCGCCCGACTGGCTGGTCGAGGAGGACGAGGCCGCCGACCCGGAGTGGGAGGAGTTGTGA
- a CDS encoding glycoside hydrolase family 18 protein translates to MRRRTLARLTIAAASFSLLAALPAALAPAATADGGGHHQAYGHHAYKRVGYFTQWGVYGRNFQVKDLDASGTAAKLTHINYAFGNVSPDGKCFTGNVPGEADAWADYVRPLDAAGSVDGVADTAEQPLAGNFNQLRELKAKHPGLKVLISLGGWSWSTNFSDAARTPASRKAFVSSCIDLYLKGNLPVDGARGGAGAAAGVFDGIDLDWEWPGSAGDADTVFRPEDKQNFTALVREFRTQLDAYERTLKKHKHYELTAFVPTAPAKIDAGFEVPKIMRDLDFVTLQGYDFHVSGEKTTAQQSALFARGDFSVDQTVGDWLRRGAPARKLVMGMPFYGQGWTGVSGGGDGLGQPATGPAPATWAAGYEDYKALKKLADTGTYTLHRDRRGGHAWLFDGTTLWTYDDPQVLRTKTAYIRDRGLGGAMVWSLDGDTPDGELITAIDKGLKPRH, encoded by the coding sequence ATGCGCCGAAGAACCCTTGCCCGGCTGACCATCGCCGCCGCCTCGTTCTCGCTCCTCGCCGCGCTCCCCGCCGCCCTCGCGCCTGCCGCCACGGCGGACGGCGGCGGCCACCACCAGGCGTACGGGCACCACGCGTACAAGCGCGTCGGCTACTTCACCCAATGGGGCGTCTACGGACGCAACTTCCAGGTCAAGGATCTGGACGCCAGCGGCACCGCCGCCAAGCTCACCCACATCAACTACGCCTTCGGAAACGTCAGTCCGGACGGCAAGTGCTTCACCGGCAATGTCCCCGGCGAGGCCGACGCCTGGGCGGACTACGTCCGTCCGCTGGACGCCGCCGGCTCGGTCGACGGCGTCGCCGACACGGCGGAGCAGCCGCTCGCGGGCAACTTCAACCAGCTGCGCGAGCTCAAGGCCAAGCACCCCGGCCTCAAGGTGCTCATCTCCCTCGGCGGATGGAGCTGGTCCACCAACTTCTCCGACGCGGCCAGAACTCCCGCCTCCCGCAAGGCATTCGTCTCTTCCTGCATCGACCTCTACCTCAAGGGCAATCTCCCCGTCGACGGCGCCCGCGGCGGTGCCGGCGCGGCGGCCGGCGTCTTCGACGGCATCGACCTCGACTGGGAGTGGCCCGGTTCGGCGGGCGACGCCGACACCGTGTTCCGCCCCGAGGACAAGCAGAACTTCACCGCCCTGGTACGGGAGTTCCGCACCCAGCTCGACGCGTACGAACGCACCCTGAAGAAGCACAAGCACTACGAACTCACGGCGTTCGTCCCGACCGCCCCGGCGAAGATCGACGCCGGTTTCGAGGTCCCGAAGATCATGCGGGACCTGGACTTCGTGACCCTCCAGGGGTACGACTTCCACGTCTCCGGCGAGAAGACGACGGCGCAGCAGTCCGCTCTCTTCGCCCGCGGCGACTTCAGCGTCGACCAGACCGTGGGCGACTGGCTGCGCCGCGGCGCACCGGCCCGCAAGCTGGTGATGGGCATGCCGTTCTACGGCCAGGGGTGGACCGGCGTCAGCGGCGGAGGCGACGGTCTCGGGCAGCCGGCAACCGGACCCGCGCCCGCCACCTGGGCCGCGGGATACGAGGACTACAAGGCCCTGAAGAAGCTCGCCGACACGGGCACGTACACGCTCCACCGCGACCGGCGGGGCGGTCACGCCTGGCTGTTCGACGGCACCACGCTGTGGACGTACGACGACCCACAGGTGCTGCGCACCAAGACCGCGTACATCCGCGACCGCGGGCTCGGGGGCGCGATGGTCTGGTCCCTGGACGGGGACACACCGGACGGAGAGCTGATCACGGCGATCGACAAGGGCCTGAAGCCGAGGCACTGA
- a CDS encoding GntR family transcriptional regulator, with protein MTFGEQPAYLRVASDLRRKIVSGSLPPHTRLPSQARIREEYGVSDTVALEARKVLMAEGLVEGRSGSGTYVRERPVPRRIARSGYRTATGASPFRQEQAAEGTRGTWESSSEQVDASAVIAARLGISAGERVMRTRYVFRDAGEAMMLSTSWEPLAITGRTPVMLPEEGPLGGCGVVERMGAIDVVVDNVAEEVGARPGLAEELLALGGVPGHVVMVIQRTYYASGRAVETADVVVPADRYRIAYHLPVR; from the coding sequence GTGACCTTCGGTGAGCAGCCCGCCTATCTGCGTGTCGCGAGCGACCTCCGCCGGAAAATCGTCAGCGGGTCGCTGCCCCCGCACACCCGCCTCCCCTCGCAGGCCCGCATTCGCGAGGAGTACGGGGTCTCGGACACCGTCGCGCTGGAGGCGCGCAAGGTGCTGATGGCAGAGGGGCTGGTCGAGGGCCGCTCGGGCTCCGGCACCTATGTGCGCGAGCGGCCGGTGCCGCGCCGGATCGCCCGGTCCGGCTACCGGACGGCGACCGGGGCCAGCCCGTTCCGGCAGGAGCAGGCGGCGGAGGGCACGCGCGGCACCTGGGAGTCCAGCAGCGAGCAGGTGGACGCGAGCGCCGTCATCGCCGCGCGGCTCGGGATCTCCGCGGGGGAGCGGGTGATGCGCACGCGGTACGTCTTCCGGGACGCCGGCGAGGCGATGATGCTCTCGACCTCCTGGGAGCCGCTCGCGATCACCGGCCGCACACCCGTGATGCTGCCCGAGGAGGGCCCGCTCGGCGGCTGCGGCGTGGTCGAGCGGATGGGGGCGATCGACGTCGTCGTGGACAACGTGGCCGAAGAGGTCGGCGCGCGGCCGGGGCTGGCGGAGGAGCTCCTGGCGCTGGGCGGCGTCCCGGGTCATGTGGTCATGGTGATCCAGCGGACGTACTACGCGTCGGGGCGCGCGGTGGAGACCGCGGACGTGGTGGTCCCGGCCGATCGCTACCGGATCGCGTACCACCTGCCGGTGCGGTGA